The following coding sequences are from one Candidatus Latescibacterota bacterium window:
- a CDS encoding phosphate/phosphite/phosphonate ABC transporter substrate-binding protein, with amino-acid sequence MKKIMIFLVLMVFVAVNLPQGALAEVKVGILAKRGAPKCMQKWGAMGAYLTEQIGDKVKIVPLKFEAIEPAVAGGKVDFVLANSAFYVGLEKKMGVKAVATLINSRKGNALSEFGGVILVKADSPIQNLADISGKKFMVVKKSSFGGAQMAWRLLMDNGINPETDCAEFMMGSKHDNVVLAVLNGVCEVGSVRSDTMERMADEGTINMADFRIINQVEGDFPFVHSTRLYPEWPMAACAQTDQAITDKLVTALKSMD; translated from the coding sequence ATGAAGAAAATTATGATCTTCCTGGTTTTGATGGTCTTCGTGGCCGTGAACCTGCCCCAGGGAGCTTTGGCGGAAGTCAAGGTTGGCATTCTGGCCAAGCGCGGCGCTCCGAAATGTATGCAGAAGTGGGGAGCCATGGGCGCATATCTGACCGAACAGATCGGCGACAAAGTCAAGATCGTGCCCCTGAAATTTGAGGCCATTGAACCTGCCGTTGCCGGCGGCAAGGTGGACTTTGTCCTGGCCAACAGCGCCTTCTACGTGGGGCTGGAAAAGAAAATGGGCGTCAAGGCCGTGGCCACCCTCATCAACTCCCGCAAGGGAAATGCCCTGAGTGAATTCGGCGGGGTCATCTTGGTGAAGGCGGACAGTCCTATCCAGAACCTGGCGGACATTAGTGGCAAGAAGTTCATGGTCGTCAAGAAATCGTCCTTCGGTGGAGCCCAGATGGCCTGGCGTCTACTCATGGACAACGGCATCAATCCGGAAACCGATTGCGCGGAATTTATGATGGGCAGCAAGCATGACAACGTTGTGCTGGCGGTGTTGAACGGGGTCTGCGAAGTGGGTAGTGTACGAAGTGACACCATGGAGCGCATGGCCGACGAGGGTACGATCAATATGGCTGACTTCCGCATCATCAACCAGGTCGAGGGTGATTTCCCGTTCGTGCATTCCACCAGGTTGTATCCCGAATGGCCTATGGCAGCTTGTGCCCAGACCGATCAGGCCATCACCGACAAGCTAGTGACCGCTCTCAAGAGTATGGAC